A portion of the Musa acuminata AAA Group cultivar baxijiao chromosome BXJ1-1, Cavendish_Baxijiao_AAA, whole genome shotgun sequence genome contains these proteins:
- the LOC135611679 gene encoding BTB/POZ domain-containing protein At1g03010-like, protein MGVATVSELKQQSVPGKRIFRSSLSTRQATEWPLSDVSSDLTVEVGTSSFPLHKFPLVSRSGKIRKLVSEAKDSKVTRINLQGTPGGAEAFELAAKFCYGVHIELDLSNVAMLSCAAHYLEMTEEFAEKNLELRAEIFLKEVVFSNNLNSITVLHRCESLLPVAEDINLISRIIMAIATNACKVEHTTGLATPEHGRIEVEATADWWGKALVMLNLDFFQRVLTAMKSKGLKQETVSRVLIYYAQNSIQGLAARDIRPSKCSLSDAETVKKQKIKVETIVSLLPTQSRKSPVPLAFLSGLLKTATMVSASTLCRADLERRIGIQLDQAILEDILIPASTHTGSHSLYDTDSIARIFSVFLNSDEEEDDDGAHLREDRDSRYVFDSPRSPKQSLMVKASKLLDSYLAEIALDSNLTPSKFIALAELLPDHARVVNDGLYRAVDIFLKVHPNIKDSERYRLCKTIDCQKLSQEACSHAAQNERLPVQMAVQVLYFEQIRLRNAINGNHDQLFFGSANGQYSQRSGSGVGSGAISPRDCYASVRRENRELKLEVARMRIRLTDLEKDHVSMKKELVRPNPANKLLRSFTKKLSKLSSLFRRRDAKPLSSKTASDSRLMFQKRRRHSIS, encoded by the exons ATGGGGGTGGCCACTGTCAGTGAGCTGAAGCAGCAAAGTGTTCCCGGGAAGCGAATTTTTCGGTCCAGTTTGAGCACACGACAGGCCACCGAATG GCCTCTCTCTGATGTTTCCAGTGATCTCACAGTTGAAGTTGGCACATCAAGCTTTCCACTCCACAAG TTCCCTCTGGTTTCAAGGAGCGGAAAGATCAGAAAGCTTGTGTCCGAGGCCAAAGATTCGAAGGTGACACGCATCAATCTGCAAGGCACACCGGGTGGTGCAGAAGCCTTCGAGCTCGCCGCCAAGTTCTGCTACGGCGTCCACATAGAGCTCGATCTTTCCAACGTCGCCATGCTGAGCTGCGCAGCGCATTACTTGGAGATGACGGAGGAATTCGCAGAGAAGAACTTGGAGCTCCGAGCTGAGATCTTCCTCAAGGAAGTGGTCTTCTCAAACAACCTGAACTCGATCACCGTGCTCCATCGTTGTGAAAGCCTCCTCCCGGTAGCAGAGGACATCAACCTGATCAGCAGAATCATCATGGCGATCGCAACCAACGCCTGCAAAGTGGAACACACGACAGGCCTCGCAACACCTGAGCATGGCCGCATTGAGGTGGAAGCAACAGCAGACTGGTGGGGGAAGGCTCTGGTGATGCTGAACTTGGATTTCTTCCAACGGGTTCTCACTGCCATGAAATCCAAAGGCCTGAAGCAGGAGACTGTAAGCAGGGTTTTGATCTACTACGCCCAGAACTCGATCCAAGGCCTCGCAGCTCGAGATATCCGGCCATCAAAGTGCAGCTTGTCCGATGCAGAGACTGTGAAGAAGCAAAAGATCAAGGTAGAGACGATCGTCAGCTTACTCCCCACGCAGTCGAGAAAGAGCCCGGTGCCACTGGCATTCCTTTCAGGTCTCCTCAAGACCGCCACAATGGTCTCGGCATCCACGCTTTGTAGAGCAGACCTGGAAAGGAGAATCGGAATCCAGCTTGACCAAGCAATTCTGGAAGACATACTGATTCCTGCAAGCACCCATACCGGGAGTCACTCGCTGTATGACACGGATTCGATCGCCAGGATCTTTTCCGTCTTCCTGAACTCGGATGAGGAGGAAGACGACGACGGAGCTCATTTGAGAGAGGATAGAGACAGCCGTTATGTGTTCGATAGCCCGCGATCTCCAAAGCAGAGCTTGATGGTTAAAGCTTCCAAGCTTTTGGATAGCTACCTTGCAGAGATCGCACTGGATTCTAACCTGACGCCCTCCAAGTTCATCGCTCTTGCTGAGCTACTCCCGGATCATGCTCGAGTCGTGAACGATGGCCTGTACCGGGCTGTTGATATCTTCCTGAAG GTCCATCCCAACATCAAGGATTCAGAACGCTACCGCCTCTGCAAGACCATCGACTGCCAGAAGCTGTCTCAGGAAGCCTGCAGCCACGCAGCCCAGAACGAGAGGCTGCCCGTGCAGATGGCGGTGCAGGTCCTCTACTTCGAGCAGATCAGGCTCCGAAACGCCATCAACGGAAACCATGATCAGCTCTTCTTCGGCTCAGCAAACGGTCAGTACTCTCAAAGATCGGGCAGCGGGGTGGGGAGTGGCGCCATCTCGCCCAGAGATTGCTACGCATCAGTGAGGAGAGAGAACAGGGAGCTCAAGCTGGAGGTCGCACGAATGCGGATACGGCTGACTGATCTCGAGAAGGATCACGTTTCCATGAAGAAGGAGCTCGTTCGTCCAAATCCTGCCAATAAATTGCTCAGATCTTTTACGAAGAAGCTAAGCAAGCTCAGCTCCTTGTTCCGGAGGAGGGATGCCAAGCCCTTGAGCTCCAAGACTGCTTCCGACTCTCGCCTCATGTTTCAGAAGCGGCGGCGCCACTCCATCTCGTGA
- the LOC135587083 gene encoding pollen-specific leucine-rich repeat extensin-like protein 4: MSPVPSIIADNGEISNPLLKRAHTAIHAWKRAIVSDPNNFTGNWVGNDVCSYNGIVCAPSLGDPSQDAVAGLDFNGADLAGHFPVELGLLHEISLIHVNSNRFQGQIPGNLSNLQLLEELDLSNNGFVGPFPMEVLQLPKLRYLDLRFNNFEGPLPPELFDKDLDALFLNDNRFNTTLPENLGNSKVSVMVLTNNNFEGRIPRSVAQMNATLNEIIISSNHFSGCLPLEFASLGNVTVLDLSSNSFAGVLPKSMIKGLQNVELLNIAGNMLTGVVPESICDLKHLINFTYSSNYFKGDALSCPTTWSSDVVFDGQVNCIAGRQGQRAAEDCAAVVNHPVNCGGGNVKSPPSPAPIFSPPPAPLTTPSPPPPATAAVPSPSSLPPVGGFEYASPPPPIFKGY, encoded by the coding sequence ATGTCGCCAGTCCCGTCCATCATCGCGGACAATGGCGAAATCAGCAACCCTTTGCTCAAACGCGCCCACACTGCCATCCATGCCTGGAAGCGAGCCATCGTCTCGGATCCCAACAACTTCACTGGCAACTGGGTCGGCAATGACGTGTGCTCCTACAACGGCATCGTCTGCGCTCCCTCGCTCGGCGACCCCTCCCAGGACGCGGTGGCAGGCCTCGACTTCAATGGCGCCGACCTCGCTGGCCACTTCCCCGTCGAGCTCGGCCTCTTGCACGAGATCTCCCTCATCCACGTCAACTCGAACCGATTCCAGGGGCAGATTCCGGGGAACCTCTCCAACCTGCAGCTCCTCGAGGAGCTCGACCTGAGTAACAACGGCTTCGTCGGGCCGTTCCCCATGGAGGTGCTCCAGCTGCCCAAGCTCCGCTACCTCGACCTCCGCTTCAACAACTTCGAGGGGCCATTGCCGCCCGAGCTCTTCGACAAGGATCTTGACGCCCTGTTCTTGAACGACAACCGGTTCAACACCACCTTGCCGGAAAACCTGGGCAACTCCAAGGTCTCCGTCATGGTTCTGACCAACAACAACTTCGAAGGCCGCATCCCCAGGAGCGTCGCACAGATGAATGCAACCCTGAACGAGATCATCATCAGCAGCAACCATTTTAGCGGCTGCTTACCGCTCGAGTTCGCGTCGTTGGGCAACGTCACGGTGTTGGATCTGAGCTCCAACTCATTCGCTGGGGTCTTGCCCAAGAGCATGATCAAAGGGTTGCAGAACGTGGAGCTGCTCAACATCGCCGGCAATATGCTGACCGGCGTGGTGCCGGAGAGCATCTGCGACTTGAAGCACCTCATCAACTTCACGTACTCCTCCAACTACTTCAAGGGAGACGCATTGAGTTGCCCCACGACGTGGAGTTCGGATGTGGTGTTCGATGGCCAAGTTAATTGCATTGCAGGACGGCAAGGACAGAGGGCAGCAGAGGACTGCGCTGCCGTGGTGAATCATCCGGTGAATTGCGGTGGTGGGAATGTGAAGTCGCCACCATCTCCAGCTCCCATCTTCTCGCCACCGCCGGCGCCACTCACGACACCGTCCCCGCCACCACCAGCCACTGCGGCGGTGCCATCACCGTCGAGTCTCCCACCAGTTGGTGGGTTCGAGTATGCATCTCCACCTCCCCCCATCTTCAAAGGCTACTAG
- the LOC103988699 gene encoding lipase produces MDRSRLLAVLVLVCVMSACRGRELRIGSEDNSHVYNHTLAKILVEYASAVSMSDLTELFSWTCSRCTDLTEGFEVVELIVDVKNCLQSFVGVAHDLNAIVIAFRGTQENSLRNWIQDLFWKQLDLNYPDMPGAMVHHGFYSAYHNTTLRPGIISAVQKARELYGDIPVMVTGHSMGGAMASFCALDLTVNHRIQNVQLMTFGQPRVGNAVFASYFSKHLPHAVRVTNEHDIVPHLPPYYSYFPKKTYHHFPTEVWIHNFGLDSLVYITEKICDGSGEDPSCSRSVSGNSVADHLEYFGIDMQADTWGSCGIVFNENMVQYQVDLAGNIVLSKWPTVSSTPQQIIEADKGRSAS; encoded by the exons ATGGATCGGTCGCGTTTGCTGGCGGTATTGGTTTTGGTCTGCGTGATGTCGGCTTGTCGAGGGAGAG AACTTAGGATCGGTAGCGAGGACAATAGTCATGTGTATAACCATACTCTTGCCAAGATACTTGTCGAATATGCTTCTGCT GTGTCTATGTCAGATCTAACTGAATTATTTAGCTGGACTTGCTCTAGATGTACTGATTTGACAGAG GGTTTTGAGGTCGTAGAGCTGATTGTTGATGTTAAGAACTGTTTACAG TCATTTGTTGGTGTTGCTCATGATCTTAATGCTATTGTAATCGCATTCAGAGGAACTCAAGAGAACAG TCTTCGTAATTGGATTCAAGACCTCTTCTGGAAGCAGCTAGATCTGAACTACCCAGACATGCCTGGTGCCATG GTGCACCATGGTTTTTATTCTGCTTATCATAATACAACACTACGCCCTGGGATCATTAGTGCTGTTCAAAAGGCTAGGGAGTTATATGGAGACATTCCCGTCATGGTTACAGGGCATTCAATGGGAGGGGCTATGGCTTCCTTTTGTGCACTTGATCTTACT GTCAATCACAGAATACAGAATGTTCAACTTATGACATTTGGACAACCTAGGGTTGGCAATGCTGTTTTTGCTTCATATTTCAGCAAACATTTGCCACATGCAGTTCGAGTTACCAATGAGCATGATATTGTGCCACATTTACCACCATATTACTCTTACTTTCCCAAGAAGACATACCATCACTTTCCAACAGAG GTATGGATCCATAACTTTGGATTAGATAGTCTTGTGTATATTACTGAGAAGATATGTGATGGTTCTGGTGAAGACCCTTCGTGTAGCAG GTCTGTAAGTGGGAACAGTGTAGCAGATCACCTGGAGTACTTCGGGATTGATATGCAGGCAGATACTTGGGGCTCCTGTGGAATCGTGTTCAACGAAAATATGGTGCAGTATCAAGTAGATCTTGCAGGAAACATTGTCTTATCGAAGTGGCCAACTGTTTCATCAACTCCACAACAAATTATAGAAGCAGATAAAGGTCGGAGTGCTTCTTAG